A single window of Neurospora crassa OR74A linkage group VII, whole genome shotgun sequence DNA harbors:
- the pep4 gene encoding vacuolar protease A, with product MKGALLTAAMLLGSAQAGVHTMKLKKVPLAEQLESVPIDVQVQHLGQKYTGLRTESHTQAMFKATDAQVSGNHPVPITNFMNAQYFSEITIGTPPQTFKVVLDTGSSNLWVPSSQCGSIACYLHNKYESSESSTYKKNGTSFKIEYGSGSLSGFVSQDRMTIGDITINDQLFAEATSEPGLAFAFGRFDGILGLGYDRIAVNGITPPFYKMVEQKLVDEPVFSFYLADQDGESEVVFGGVNKDRYTGKITTIPLRRKAYWEVDFDAIGYGKDFAELEGHGVILDTGTSLIALPSQLAEMLNAQIGAKKSWNGQFTIDCGKKSSLEDVTFTLAGYNFTLGPEDYILEASGSCLSTFMGMDMPAPVGPLAILGDAFLRKYYSIYDLGADTVGIATAKR from the exons ATGAAGGGTGCTTTGTTGACGGCAGCTATGCTGCTTGGCTCGGCTCAGGCCGGAGTGCACACGATGAAGCTCAAGAAGGTTCCACTTGCGGAGCAGCTT GAGTCGGTTCCCATCGACGTGCAGGTGCAGCACCTCGGACAGAAGTACACTGGTCTCAGGACCGAGTCCCATACCCAGGCCATGTTCAAGGCCACCGATGCTCAGGTTTCCGGCAACCACCCGGttcccatcaccaacttTATGAACGCTCAGT ACTTCTCCGAGATCACCATCGGAACGCCACCCCAGACCTTCAAGGTAGTTCTGGATACCGGCAGCTCCAACCTTTGGGTTCCCTCTTCCCAGTGCGGCTCCATCGCCTGCTATCTGCACAACAAGTACGAGTCTTCCGAGTCGTCGACATACAAGAAGAACGGAACGAGCTTCAAGATTGAGTACGGCTCTGGTAGTCTCAGCGGCTTCGTCTCTCAGGACAGAATGACGATTGGTGACATTACCATCAATGACCAGCTTTTCGCCGAAGCTACCAGCGAGCCCGGCCTGGCTTTCGCCTTTGGTCGCTTTGATGGcatcctcggcctcggtTACGACCGGATTGCCGTGAATGGCATCACCCCTCCCTTCTACAAGATGGTTGAGCAAAAGCTCGTTGATGAGcccgtcttctccttctaccTCGCCGACCAGGATGGCGAGTCCGAGGTTGTGTTTGGCGGTGTCAACAAGGACAGGTACACTGGCAAGATCACTACTATTCCTCTTCGCCGCAAGGCCTACTGGGAGGTGGACTTTGATGCTATCGGTTATGGCAAGGACTTTGCGGAACTCGAGGGCCACGGTGTTATCCTTGACACCGGCACCTCTCTTATCGCTCTCCCCAGCCAGCTCGCTGAGATGCTGAACGCTCAGATCGGTGCCAAGAAGAGCTGGAACGGTCAGTTCACCATCGACTGCGGCAAGAAGTCGAGCCTTGAGGATGTAACCTTCACGCTTGCTGGCTACAACTTCACCCTCGGTCCCGAGGACTACATTCTGGAGGCTTCTGGCAGCTGCCTGTCGACCTTCATGGGTATGGATATGCCCGCCCCAGTTGGTCCCTTGGCCATCCTTGGAGATGCTTTCCTCCGCAAGTACTACTCAATCTACGACCTCGGCGCCGATACTGTCGGCATCGCCACCGCCAAGCGCTAA